The genomic region CCAACCATAATCCGGGAATTTCATCAGGTTTTGCACCCAGGTATTCATAAATGGCACTCATATTGCCCATTTGTAAACTCCAGCCAAATTGAATACCAAAAAATCCAAAACACATGTTCCAGATTTGCCAAAAGGATAACTTCGGTTTTTGCTTGATCATATCGCTAAATTTTCGACTATAAAGAAAGGTTTTTTTTTGGCTGATTGGAAACCGGTATATGAAACTTCTACCCAAAAATTATTTCCGGATCCAATTTACCCCTAATCATGGATATTATGCGATCTGTTTCAATTTTGCAGAAAGAACAACCTGTATGGCAAGTAAGAAATTGCCTACATTCCTGAAGGCTGAATGAGGCTGTTTCGGTTGCCTTCAGTATCAACAAATGAAACATAAATTCCAAAGCCCGGAATATTCATTGGATTCCCTAATACTTGTCCACCATTGGCTTGTATGGCTGCTATGCAAGCTTCTATATTTTCAACTCCAATAACGATGGAAGGATATTGCATAGGCCAATCGGGTTTAAACGGAAAGAAACCTCCATTGATACTGCCTGCCGGAAATCCTGGTTTTGCATCAGATTCGGCGGTGGTTGCTAAAATATAATTTCCCGATTCAGGACCCAATTTTGTTAGTTTCCAGCCAAATACAGTGGTATAAAAG from Bacteroidia bacterium harbors:
- a CDS encoding VOC family protein, whose product is MNPVVHFEIPYHHAERIARFYTTVFGWKLTKLGPESGNYILATTAESDAKPGFPAGSINGGFFPFKPDWPMQYPSIVIGVENIEACIAAIQANGGQVLGNPMNIPGFGIYVSFVDTEGNRNSLIQPSGM